The following coding sequences are from one Helicoverpa armigera isolate CAAS_96S chromosome 2, ASM3070526v1, whole genome shotgun sequence window:
- the LOC110378945 gene encoding mesencephalic astrocyte-derived neurotrophic factor homolog — MYKLSVFHLLFIAAIVQVSLALKEGECEVCIKTVEKFAATLTDDVKKNPKSIETEFKKFCKGSKNKENRFCYYLGGLEESATGILGELSKPLSWSMPADKICEKLRKKDAQICDLRFDKQIDLNNVDLKKLKVRDLKKILNDWDEVCDGCIEKTDFIKRIEELKPKYMGKTEL, encoded by the coding sequence ATGTATAAATTAAGTgtgtttcatttattattcatcGCGGCAATCGTGCAGGTATCGCTTGCACTGAAGGAAGGCGAATGTGAAGTTTGTATTAAAACTGTGGAGAAATTCGCAGCCACGTTAACAGACGATGTCAAGAAGAACCCCAAATCAATCGAAACTGAGTTCAAGAAGTTTTGTAAAGGTTCCAAGAATAAAGAGAACAGATTTTGTTACTACTTAGGCGGCCTAGAGGAGTCCGCCACCGGCATCCTGGGTGAGCTCTCGAAGCCGCTCAGTTGGTCCATGCCCGCTGACAAGATCTGTGAGAAGTTGAGGAAGAAGGACGCACAGATCTGCGACCTCAgatttgacaaacagattgacTTGAACAATGTTGACCTGAAGAAACTCAAAGTACGAGATCTGAAGAAGATTCTGAACGACTGGGATGAGGTCTGCGACGGCTGCATCGAGAAGACTGACTTCATCAAGAGAATAGAGGAGCTAAAACCCAAGTACATGGGCAAAACTGAATTGTAA
- the LOC135118340 gene encoding putative ATP synthase subunit f, mitochondrial, which produces MGFGDYPKEYNPSVHGPYDPARYYGKPDTPFGQVKISELGSWFARRNKSPQALAGVFSRAWWRWQHKYVQPKKVGIAPFLQLLVGSMTFFYVINYGKMKHHRNYKYH; this is translated from the exons ATGGGTTTCGGTGATTATCCCAAGGAATATAACCCCTCAGTCCACGGGCCTTATGACCCAGCCCGTTATTATGGCAAAC CTGATACTCCGTTCGGTCAGGTAAAAATCAGTGAACTTGGATCCTGGTTCGCACGCAGGAATAAGTCGCCCCAGGCTCTCGCTGGCGTATTCAGCCGAG CTTGGTGGAGGTGGCAGCACAAGTATGTGCAGCCTAAGAAGGTGGGCATCGCTCCCTTCTTGCAGCTGCTGGTGGGCAGCATGACTTTCTTCTATGTTATCAACTACGGAAAGATGA AGCACCACAGGAACTACAAATACCACTAA
- the LOC110377787 gene encoding 26S proteasome non-ATPase regulatory subunit 4: MVLESTMICVDNSDYMRNGDFLPTRLQAQQDAVNLVCHSKTRSNPENNVGLLTLANVEVLATLTSDVGRIMSKLHRVQPNGNINLLTGIRIAHLALKHRQGKNHKMRIVVFVGSPVELDEKELVKLAKRLKKEKVNCDVVSFGEDADNNPLLTTFVNTLNGKDSNTGGSHLVSVPAGGCVVLSEALISSPLIGGDGAGPSGSGLSPFEFGVDPNEDPELALALRVSMEEQRQRQEEESRRQQTTTEGDASKPGEPENTGMERALAMSLGHEAMELSEEEQIALAMQMSMQQEAPAAEESMDVSEEYAEVMNDPAFLQSVLENLPGVDPQSEAIRNAMSTIKKDKDEKDDKDQKDKDSKGSGGSSSK, translated from the coding sequence ATGGTCTTAGAAAGTACTATGATTTGTGTGGACAACAGTGACTATATGAGAAATGGAGATTTCTTACCCACTCGGCTGCAGGCTCAGCAAGATGCCGTAAACTTGGTATGTCATTCTAAAACACGGTCAAATCCTGAAAATAATGTGGGTTTATTGACGCTAGCGAATGTAGAGGTGCTGGCTACACTAACTAGCGATGTCGGGCGTATAATGTCCAAGTTACACCGCGTTCAGCCCAACGGTAACATCAACCTACTAACTGGCATCAGGATTGCTCACTTAGCGCTGAAACATCGCCAGGGAAAGAACCATAAGATGCGCATCGTAGTGTTCGTCGGCTCTCCGGTAGAGCTCGATGAGAAAGAATTAGTGAAACTAGCTAAAAGGCTGAAGAAAGAGAAGGTAAACTGCGACGTGGTCTCATTTGGCGAGGATGCCGACAACAACCCTCTTCTGACCACATTTGTTAACACTTTGAACGGTAAAGACAGCAACACTGGAGGCAGCCACCTAGTGTCTGTCCCCGCTGGTGGGTGCGTGGTACTCTCTGAAGCTTTGATTTCCAGCCCATTGATTGGTGGCGATGGAGCAGGACCATCTGGCTCAGGCTTGTCACCATTTGAATTTGGTGTCGATCCAAATGAAGATCCTGAACTTGCACTTGCCCTGCGTGTCTCTATGGAAGAGCAAAGACAACGCCAGGAGGAGGAGTCACGCCGCCAACAAACTACTACTGAAGGAGATGCAAGCAAGCCTGGGGAACCAGAAAACACTGGCATGGAGAGGGCTTTAGCCATGTCCCTTGGTCATGAAGCTATGGAGTTATCTGAGGAAGAGCAGATTGCTCTTGCCATGCAAATGAGCATGCAACAAGAGGCTCCAGCAGCTGAAGAGAGCATGGATGTCTCGGAAGAGTATGCTGAAGTCATGAATGACCCAGCATTCCTCCAAAGTGTACTGGAAAATCTGCCAGGAGTTGATCCTCAGAGTGAAGCCATTCGCAATGCTATGTCGACCATCAAAAAAGACAAGGATGAGAAAGATGACAAAGATCAAAAAGATAAGGATAGCAAAGGATCAGGTGGTTCTAGCTCCAAGTAA